One genomic segment of Mycoplasmopsis agalactiae PG2 includes these proteins:
- the fusA gene encoding elongation factor G, producing MARQHKLEDYRNIGIMAHIDAGKTTTTERILLHTGKIHKIGETHDGASQMDWMAQEQERGITITSAATTAFWKGKRINIIDTPGHVDFTVEVERSLRVLDGAVTVLDAQSGVEPQTETVWRQATTYRVPRLIYVNKMDKAGADFFASVKSVKTRLNANAVAIQIPIGQESDFKGIVDLVEMKAYEYDGKPEENAKEIEIPFDLQALAKEKRQELIEAVATYDEEFMMKVLDGVEPTLDELKAMIRKATLTSEFFPAVCGTSFKNKGVKKMIDAVVDYLPSPLDIPAAKAHKGENEEVDVPATDDYPFTGLAFKVMTDPFVGSLTFIRLYAGTLQKGSYVYNSTKGTKERIGRLILMHANSRSEIDEANAGDIVAAVGLKGTTTGDTLIAEKAPEIVLERMVFPEPVISQALEPESKDAMEKLALGLQKLAAEDPTFRTYTDEETGQTIIAGMGELHLDIIVDRLKREHGVKAKVGAPQVSYRETITKSADVEGKHIKQSGGKGQYGHVWIKFEPNPDKGFEFVDKIVGGKIPKEYIKPIQKGLEDKMASGILAGYPMIDIKATLFDGSYHDVDSSELAYKIAASKALTKAKDLVGTVLLEPIMDVSVIIPDDYYGDVMGDITRRRGQIQESELRNDGDHILRCLTPLSEMFGYATDLRSMTAGRGNYQMQFHHYEKCPKNIADEIIKKRNIQLKDED from the coding sequence ATGGCTAGACAACATAAATTAGAAGATTACCGTAACATCGGTATTATGGCTCACATTGATGCTGGTAAAACAACAACTACTGAAAGAATTTTATTACACACAGGTAAAATTCACAAAATTGGTGAAACACACGATGGTGCTTCACAAATGGACTGAATGGCTCAAGAACAAGAACGTGGGATAACAATTACTTCTGCTGCTACAACAGCATTTTGAAAAGGCAAAAGAATTAATATTATTGACACCCCTGGCCACGTTGACTTTACTGTTGAAGTTGAACGTTCACTTCGTGTTTTAGACGGTGCTGTTACAGTGCTAGATGCGCAATCTGGTGTTGAACCACAAACTGAAACTGTTTGAAGACAAGCTACAACATATAGAGTTCCAAGACTTATTTATGTTAACAAAATGGATAAAGCTGGTGCAGATTTCTTTGCTTCAGTTAAGTCTGTAAAAACAAGGTTGAATGCTAACGCAGTAGCAATTCAAATTCCAATTGGTCAAGAAAGCGATTTCAAAGGTATTGTTGACCTTGTGGAAATGAAAGCTTATGAATATGACGGAAAACCTGAAGAAAATGCTAAGGAAATTGAAATTCCATTTGACTTACAAGCTTTAGCAAAAGAAAAAAGACAAGAATTAATTGAAGCTGTTGCAACATACGATGAAGAGTTTATGATGAAAGTTCTAGATGGTGTTGAACCTACTTTAGATGAACTTAAAGCAATGATTCGTAAAGCAACTTTAACTTCTGAATTTTTCCCAGCAGTTTGTGGAACTAGTTTCAAAAACAAAGGTGTTAAGAAAATGATTGATGCCGTTGTTGACTATCTTCCATCACCGCTAGATATTCCTGCTGCAAAAGCACATAAAGGTGAAAATGAAGAAGTTGATGTTCCTGCAACTGATGACTATCCTTTTACAGGTTTAGCATTTAAGGTTATGACTGACCCATTTGTTGGTTCATTAACATTCATTAGACTTTATGCAGGTACTTTACAAAAAGGTAGTTATGTATATAACTCAACCAAAGGTACAAAAGAAAGAATTGGCCGTTTAATTTTAATGCATGCTAATTCACGCAGTGAAATTGATGAAGCTAATGCTGGTGATATAGTTGCTGCTGTTGGCCTTAAAGGTACAACAACAGGTGATACTCTAATTGCTGAAAAAGCTCCTGAAATTGTTTTAGAAAGAATGGTTTTCCCTGAACCAGTTATTTCTCAAGCACTAGAACCTGAATCAAAAGATGCTATGGAAAAATTAGCATTAGGTTTACAAAAATTAGCTGCTGAAGACCCTACATTTAGAACATACACCGATGAAGAAACAGGTCAAACAATTATCGCTGGTATGGGTGAGTTACACTTAGATATTATTGTTGACCGTCTAAAGAGAGAACATGGTGTTAAAGCTAAAGTTGGTGCTCCTCAAGTTTCATACCGTGAAACAATTACTAAGAGTGCTGATGTTGAAGGTAAACACATTAAGCAATCAGGTGGTAAAGGTCAATATGGCCATGTTTGAATTAAGTTTGAACCTAATCCAGACAAAGGTTTTGAATTTGTTGACAAGATTGTTGGTGGTAAGATACCTAAAGAATACATTAAGCCAATTCAAAAAGGTCTTGAAGACAAAATGGCTAGTGGTATATTAGCAGGATATCCAATGATTGACATTAAGGCAACATTATTTGATGGTTCATACCACGATGTCGATTCATCTGAATTAGCCTATAAAATAGCTGCATCCAAAGCTTTAACTAAAGCTAAAGATTTAGTTGGAACAGTTCTATTAGAACCTATTATGGACGTTTCAGTTATCATCCCTGATGATTATTATGGTGATGTAATGGGCGATATTACTCGTCGTAGAGGTCAAATTCAAGAAAGTGAATTAAGAAACGATGGTGATCACATTTTACGTTGTTTAACACCATTAAGTGAAATGTTTGGTTATGCTACTGACTTACGTAGTATGACAGCTGGCCGTGGTAATTATCAAATGCAATTCCACCACTATGAAAAATGTCCTAAAAATATAGCTGACGAAATTATTAAAAA
- the rpsG gene encoding 30S ribosomal protein S7 produces MSRKHSAPIRKVLADPVFNSVLVTKLINAIMLDGKKSLAQDILYSAFNLVKEKTQKDPMEVFQAAIDNVTPQLEVRTRRIGGTNYQVPTEVSARRKQTLALRWLVQYARLRNEKTMDVRLANEIIDASNKTGGAIKKREDTHKMAEANRAFAHFRW; encoded by the coding sequence ATGTCTAGAAAACATAGTGCACCTATAAGAAAAGTGCTTGCAGACCCAGTTTTTAATTCTGTATTAGTTACTAAATTAATTAACGCAATTATGCTTGACGGTAAAAAATCATTAGCACAAGATATCTTATATTCAGCATTTAACCTAGTTAAAGAAAAAACACAAAAAGACCCAATGGAAGTATTCCAAGCTGCAATTGACAACGTTACTCCTCAATTAGAAGTTAGAACCAGAAGAATTGGTGGTACAAACTACCAAGTTCCTACTGAAGTTTCTGCTAGAAGAAAACAAACCCTAGCTCTTAGATGATTAGTTCAGTATGCTCGTCTAAGAAATGAAAAAACAATGGATGTTAGATTAGCTAACGAAATTATTGATGCATCAAACAAAACAGGTGGAGCTATCAAAAAACGTGAAGACACACACAAAATGGCTGAAGCCAACCGTGCCTTTGCCCACTTTAGATGATAG
- the rpsL gene encoding 30S ribosomal protein S12, which yields MPTTNQLVVNGRENKVRKQNAPALNLSFNTLTKSARKLPAPFKRGVCTRVATMTPKKPNSASRKYARVKLSNGMEITAYIGGEGHNLQEHSVVLIRGGRVKDLPGVRYHIVRGTQDLAGVANRKQGRSLYGAKKEKK from the coding sequence ATGCCTACAACAAATCAATTGGTTGTTAATGGTAGAGAAAACAAAGTACGTAAGCAAAATGCTCCTGCTTTGAATCTTAGTTTTAATACTTTAACTAAGTCAGCTCGTAAATTACCTGCGCCATTTAAGCGTGGTGTATGTACTAGAGTTGCTACTATGACTCCTAAAAAACCTAACTCAGCATCACGTAAGTATGCTCGTGTTAAATTATCAAACGGAATGGAAATTACAGCATACATTGGTGGTGAAGGACACAACCTTCAAGAACACTCAGTTGTGCTTATTCGTGGTGGAAGAGTTAAAGACCTTCCTGGTGTTAGATATCATATAGTGCGTGGAACACAAGATTTAGCTGGTGTTGCTAACCGTAAGCAAGGTCGTAGTTTATACGGCGCTAAAAAAGAAAAGAAATAA
- a CDS encoding trigger factor-related chaperone, with translation MINYKEKKANIVLDSKSWETSKTKSIIELTSQGKKSTLSDVEVYTINKTINSKLDELFAQLRQEDPNFVAIPPIVVVDGPDKNGVKIDITITHYPSDEILKVDYSNLDIDFTYKPVPKEFLDSSFDKIIAEYPILTTADDAITEGDVVTWSATRSLKNEIIGEDKEIRTRAEKTDQFSLNNEIIGHKINEQFQTTAPDGVTFFITILDIKRPAPTKLTDENIHLAMLPDVNFLNDFKEKIAKDTAKNNASNFLLRYYEIALDAIVSKNEIGVNEQNIFHSTNNHIDAILSNVADPTHRQMLYEQVVHETGEGLKILKRARENSIASYHLVLIDNILGGNEKISVSDEDIKREIEYMDYSMFPKPENLDKEELFSIIMHQKMALYLMKINNPSQYELVKADLGFDI, from the coding sequence ATGATTAATTACAAAGAGAAAAAAGCAAACATAGTTTTAGATTCTAAAAGTTGAGAAACTAGTAAAACTAAGTCAATTATTGAGCTAACTTCACAAGGCAAAAAGTCAACTTTAAGTGATGTTGAAGTTTACACAATTAACAAAACTATAAATAGTAAGTTAGATGAATTGTTTGCTCAATTACGCCAAGAAGATCCTAATTTTGTAGCTATTCCACCAATTGTTGTAGTTGATGGCCCAGATAAAAATGGGGTTAAAATAGACATAACAATAACACATTATCCTTCTGATGAAATTTTAAAAGTTGATTATTCTAATTTAGATATTGATTTTACTTATAAGCCTGTTCCAAAGGAGTTTTTGGACAGTTCTTTTGACAAAATTATTGCTGAATATCCAATTTTAACTACTGCTGATGATGCTATTACTGAAGGTGATGTTGTAACTTGAAGTGCAACTAGAAGTTTAAAAAATGAAATAATTGGCGAAGATAAAGAAATTCGAACAAGGGCTGAAAAAACTGATCAATTTTCACTTAATAATGAAATTATTGGCCACAAAATTAATGAACAGTTCCAAACAACTGCACCTGATGGTGTAACATTCTTTATAACAATTTTGGACATTAAGCGTCCTGCGCCTACTAAATTAACAGATGAAAATATTCATTTAGCTATGCTGCCTGATGTTAATTTTTTAAATGATTTTAAGGAAAAAATTGCAAAAGATACAGCAAAGAATAATGCATCAAATTTTCTCCTACGTTACTATGAAATAGCCCTAGATGCAATAGTTTCAAAAAATGAAATTGGCGTTAATGAGCAAAATATATTCCACTCAACTAATAATCATATTGATGCAATTTTATCTAATGTTGCTGATCCAACTCATAGACAAATGCTTTATGAACAAGTTGTTCATGAAACTGGTGAGGGCTTAAAGATATTAAAAAGAGCAAGAGAAAATTCAATTGCATCATATCATTTAGTTCTAATTGATAATATTTTAGGCGGAAATGAAAAAATAAGTGTGTCAGATGAAGATATTAAAAGAGAAATTGAATATATGGACTATTCAATGTTTCCAAAGCCAGAAAATCTTGACAAAGAAGAGCTTTTTTCAATCATAATGCATCAAAAAATGGCTTTATATTTAATGAAAATCAACAATCCTAGTCAATATGAACTAGTTAAAGCAGACCTTGGCTTTGATATTTAA
- a CDS encoding ABC-F family ATP-binding cassette domain-containing protein, whose product MLEVQNLSKIFSDKKLFENVSLKFTAGSTYGIIGANGAGKSTFLKIIAGEIEPTSGQIIVEKGRRISVLSQDHNAYDDMNVTDVVVLGNSDLFKIKEEKEAIYANPNATMEDYTHAGELEEKFGALGGWTAENDAQELLSGLQIPKEKWNSPMSQLTANQKIKVLLAKALFGNPDILIMDEPTNHLDLRAIKWLENFLADYENVVIVVSHDSDFLDNVCTNIVDIDFNEAKMYTGNYTFWKESSELARELMKQSNAKKELQIEKLKQFIARFSANASKSRQATSRKKSLEKITLDEIKPSNRKYPYINWEVHRAPGKDILEVEDLSYVNEQGETLFENVSFTLARGEKMVLIGDDDIAKTKFLECLIGEAKPTKGTIKWGQTVKFTYYPNDNSKYFNENISIIDWLAKWPPYNSTEETKDVSDHRMRSFLGRMLFSNDSVFKKVGITSGGEKARLMFSRMMLLEANFLILDQPLDHLDAESIDSVIQGLQNYKGGCIFTTYNRALVNNVANVILEIAPDKSFIYHGTLDEYEKIMNY is encoded by the coding sequence ATGTTAGAAGTTCAAAATTTAAGCAAAATTTTTAGTGACAAGAAGCTTTTTGAAAATGTGAGCTTAAAATTTACAGCTGGTAGCACATATGGCATAATTGGGGCTAATGGTGCCGGAAAAAGTACATTTTTAAAAATTATAGCAGGCGAAATTGAACCAACTTCAGGTCAGATAATTGTCGAAAAAGGCCGTAGAATAAGTGTTTTGAGCCAAGACCATAATGCTTATGATGATATGAATGTTACTGATGTAGTTGTTTTAGGTAACAGCGATCTTTTTAAAATAAAAGAAGAAAAAGAAGCTATTTATGCTAATCCTAATGCCACTATGGAAGACTATACACATGCTGGTGAATTAGAAGAAAAATTTGGTGCTCTTGGAGGCTGAACTGCTGAAAATGATGCCCAAGAACTTTTATCAGGCTTGCAAATTCCTAAAGAAAAATGAAATTCGCCAATGAGTCAATTGACTGCTAATCAAAAAATTAAAGTACTTTTAGCTAAAGCTTTATTTGGCAACCCTGATATTTTAATTATGGACGAGCCTACTAACCATTTAGACTTACGTGCTATCAAGTGATTAGAAAACTTTTTAGCCGATTACGAAAATGTTGTTATTGTTGTATCTCACGATAGCGACTTTTTAGACAATGTGTGCACTAATATTGTTGATATTGACTTTAATGAAGCCAAAATGTATACTGGTAACTATACTTTCTGAAAAGAAAGTAGTGAGCTAGCTAGAGAATTAATGAAGCAATCTAACGCCAAAAAAGAATTGCAAATTGAAAAACTAAAGCAATTTATAGCTCGTTTTAGTGCTAATGCTTCTAAATCTAGACAAGCTACTAGTAGAAAAAAATCATTAGAAAAAATAACATTAGATGAAATTAAGCCTTCTAATAGAAAATATCCATACATTAATTGAGAAGTTCACAGAGCTCCTGGTAAAGACATTTTGGAAGTTGAAGACTTAAGCTATGTAAATGAGCAAGGCGAAACACTTTTTGAAAATGTTTCTTTCACTCTTGCAAGAGGTGAAAAAATGGTGCTTATTGGCGACGATGACATTGCTAAAACCAAATTTTTAGAGTGTTTAATTGGTGAGGCTAAACCTACTAAAGGTACTATAAAATGGGGACAAACAGTTAAATTCACTTACTATCCAAATGATAATAGTAAATACTTTAATGAAAATATTTCAATTATAGATTGACTTGCCAAGTGACCGCCATATAACTCAACTGAAGAAACTAAGGATGTTTCAGATCATAGAATGAGAAGCTTCTTAGGTAGAATGCTCTTTTCAAATGATTCAGTGTTTAAAAAAGTAGGAATTACTTCAGGTGGAGAAAAAGCTAGATTGATGTTCTCTAGAATGATGCTTTTAGAAGCTAACTTCTTAATTTTAGACCAACCGCTAGATCACCTAGATGCTGAAAGTATCGATAGCGTTATTCAAGGCTTGCAAAATTATAAAGGTGGGTGCATATTTACAACATATAACCGTGCTTTAGTTAATAATGTTGCTAATGTTATTCTTGAAATTGCTCCAGATAAAAGTTTTATTTACCATGGCACTTTAGATGAATATGAAAAAATAATGAATTATTAA
- a CDS encoding ABC transporter ATP-binding protein — protein MIKVKKSKKEKVTTVSTIGLLKASLKFMSANEKKSLIYGLVLSFFEALLYTFGTAMTGFIIGWFFTKDVIANKAPFNTPMFIVSMAGLALSFGLYLVTRMIQNKLLLSASFRTTAKMREVASKNLLYMPISYHDKNKVGDQISTLTNDINNIALTMTQLFNETSGKIFKVLFAVIFMLCYSITLSAIVLPVTFAFCALSWLLLAKARVPYIKMTDYFGDMNAYVEEMLKNTKVTQSFDKENESFNNFEIIARNVKKQSFIGDVYSKFFDPWFVVFSNFLVLIILAISLLFKINNINFVGVVGQDVTALIIGYINLMFTFTSTVQIFFNIVFSTQIGVASTNRIFKLVGLELPADIENPMYLKASTMRGHVEFDNVSFRYNKNSNKYQLKNASFYAKPGKVIAIVGPTGAGKTTIINLLSKFYDYEAGSIKIDGLELKQIPKDNLLELMTVVLQDSFMFNDTIMNNLKVANPNATDQEVIEAANITSAHHFIQSYKNGYQTVIENNGANLSQGERQLLSITRAILGDKKILVLDEATSNVDSNTEKIVQDALQNSIMKNKTSFVIAHRLSTIRDADLILVVNDGQIIEKGNHKELMAAQGFYYNLHQSQFK, from the coding sequence ATGATTAAAGTTAAAAAATCTAAAAAAGAAAAAGTCACAACTGTCTCTACTATTGGCCTTTTAAAAGCGTCATTAAAATTTATGTCTGCTAATGAAAAAAAGTCCTTAATTTATGGACTTGTGCTTTCGTTTTTTGAGGCACTTTTATATACATTTGGTACAGCCATGACCGGATTTATAATTGGCTGATTTTTTACTAAAGATGTAATTGCTAACAAAGCTCCTTTTAATACGCCAATGTTTATTGTCTCAATGGCAGGCTTGGCTTTATCCTTTGGGCTTTATTTAGTAACTAGAATGATTCAAAACAAATTGCTCTTATCTGCAAGTTTTAGAACCACTGCAAAAATGAGAGAAGTAGCATCTAAGAATTTGCTTTATATGCCTATTTCATACCACGATAAGAACAAAGTGGGTGATCAAATTTCTACTCTTACTAATGATATAAATAATATAGCCTTAACAATGACACAGCTATTTAACGAAACATCGGGAAAGATTTTTAAAGTATTATTTGCTGTGATCTTTATGCTTTGTTACTCAATTACTTTATCGGCAATTGTATTGCCTGTGACATTTGCTTTTTGTGCTTTAAGCTGATTATTATTAGCTAAAGCTAGAGTGCCTTACATCAAGATGACTGATTATTTTGGTGACATGAATGCATATGTTGAAGAGATGCTAAAAAACACAAAAGTAACTCAATCTTTTGACAAAGAAAATGAATCATTTAACAATTTTGAAATAATAGCAAGAAATGTTAAAAAACAGTCATTTATCGGTGACGTGTATTCAAAATTCTTTGACCCATGATTTGTTGTTTTCTCAAACTTTTTGGTTTTAATAATTTTAGCAATTTCACTGCTTTTCAAAATAAACAACATTAATTTTGTCGGCGTTGTTGGCCAAGATGTTACTGCTTTAATTATTGGTTACATTAACTTAATGTTTACTTTTACAAGCACTGTGCAAATATTTTTTAACATAGTGTTCTCAACTCAAATTGGGGTAGCTTCAACTAACAGAATTTTTAAATTAGTTGGCTTAGAATTGCCTGCTGATATTGAAAATCCAATGTATTTAAAAGCTTCAACAATGCGTGGGCATGTTGAATTTGATAATGTTTCATTTAGATACAACAAAAATTCAAATAAATACCAACTAAAGAATGCTTCATTTTATGCTAAACCTGGCAAAGTTATTGCAATTGTTGGCCCTACAGGCGCAGGTAAGACAACAATTATTAACTTACTTAGCAAGTTCTATGACTATGAAGCTGGCTCAATCAAAATTGATGGCTTAGAGCTTAAACAAATCCCAAAAGATAACTTGCTTGAACTAATGACAGTTGTCTTGCAAGATTCATTTATGTTTAATGACACAATTATGAACAATTTAAAGGTTGCTAATCCAAATGCAACTGACCAAGAAGTAATTGAAGCTGCTAATATAACTAGCGCTCATCACTTTATCCAAAGTTACAAAAATGGCTATCAAACAGTCATAGAAAACAACGGAGCTAACCTATCTCAAGGCGAAAGACAGCTTCTTTCTATAACAAGAGCAATTTTAGGCGATAAAAAGATTTTGGTACTAGATGAAGCTACTTCAAATGTTGATTCAAATACAGAAAAAATTGTGCAAGATGCATTGCAAAATTCAATAATGAAAAACAAAACGTCATTTGTTATTGCGCATAGACTAAGCACTATCAGAGATGCTGATTTAATTCTGGTTGTTAATGACGGCCAAATTATTGAAAAAGGTAATCATAAAGAGCTAATGGCAGCACAAGGGTTTTACTACAACCTCCATCAATCTCAATTTAAGTAA
- a CDS encoding ABC transporter ATP-binding protein, producing the protein MLKMVKILPSKIKWVFIIGSFLTLIYALLNVMLPLLIKKYIDLILTEDRQAPYRMDFLNGRIDFGFVSYNEAFKWLTIVVLLQTILTASLAFLSTLVIVLAAERSSYFYRNTLYKKIQSYSLKNIADLKAESIITRISNDIAIFWEFLVNGTSVMIKGIFLIIGGLTVASLVDWKMSLSIIAIIPIVIVMGTIISLKTGPLLKQTQKAVDAVTKVVDENISGIRVIKTFNLETKRLDLLKDINNAWYDSQYKSAMIFSTAYPVFQMLINWLMIGIYSVAGYYATISQINKDILTNIHLFIDLLWQVAVGILLMLLFLSSLFRARVAATRIIEAYDYETDNLRVEKGEIIDEYDVEIKNLSFKYYDASPNFAIANVDISLPYRKSLGIIGPMGSGKSTIVNLLVNNYKYKEGSIKIGNKEVSLVNSKNLHETVGIVHQEALLYTGTIRSNMLWAKDDASDEEIMQALKDACADDFVSKFEDGLDHPVYQGGKNLSGGQKQRLSIARALLRKPKILILDDSTSALDNITASKVIDNIKEKYECSTIIISQKISNIKNADEIIVMSTNGFIISRGTHNHLAHSCEFYKQIYETQLEQ; encoded by the coding sequence ATGCTGAAAATGGTGAAAATACTGCCTTCTAAAATTAAGTGAGTTTTTATTATTGGCTCGTTTTTAACACTTATTTATGCTTTGCTTAATGTTATGCTACCGCTTTTGATTAAAAAGTATATTGACTTAATTCTTACAGAAGACAGACAAGCTCCTTATCGTATGGACTTTTTAAATGGCAGAATCGATTTTGGTTTTGTTAGCTATAATGAAGCTTTTAAATGGCTTACTATTGTTGTATTGTTGCAAACGATATTAACTGCTTCCTTAGCCTTTCTTTCTACTTTAGTAATTGTTTTAGCTGCCGAAAGAAGTAGTTACTTTTACCGTAATACGCTTTATAAAAAAATACAAAGCTATTCGCTCAAAAACATTGCTGATTTAAAGGCTGAATCAATTATTACTAGAATTTCAAATGATATAGCCATCTTTTGAGAGTTTTTGGTTAACGGTACTTCAGTTATGATTAAGGGAATATTCTTAATTATTGGCGGTCTAACTGTTGCTTCTTTAGTTGATTGAAAAATGTCATTAAGCATTATAGCTATCATTCCAATTGTTATAGTAATGGGAACAATCATAAGCTTAAAAACTGGCCCGTTATTAAAGCAAACTCAAAAAGCTGTTGATGCTGTAACAAAAGTAGTTGATGAAAATATTTCAGGAATAAGAGTTATAAAAACTTTTAATTTAGAAACTAAAAGACTTGATCTTTTAAAAGACATCAACAATGCTTGATATGATAGTCAATATAAATCAGCAATGATTTTTTCAACAGCATACCCTGTTTTCCAAATGCTTATTAACTGATTAATGATAGGTATATATTCAGTTGCTGGTTACTATGCTACTATTAGTCAAATTAATAAAGACATTTTGACCAACATTCACTTATTTATAGACTTATTGTGACAAGTTGCTGTCGGTATATTATTAATGCTTTTATTCCTTAGCTCTTTATTTAGAGCAAGAGTGGCTGCAACTAGAATTATTGAAGCCTATGACTATGAAACTGACAACTTACGTGTTGAAAAAGGCGAAATAATAGATGAATATGATGTGGAAATCAAAAACTTATCATTTAAATATTATGATGCTTCACCAAACTTTGCAATAGCTAATGTTGATATTAGTTTGCCATATAGAAAAAGTCTTGGCATAATTGGCCCAATGGGTAGTGGTAAGAGTACTATTGTTAACCTTTTAGTGAATAATTACAAGTATAAAGAAGGCTCTATTAAAATTGGCAATAAAGAAGTTAGCCTAGTTAATTCAAAAAACTTGCATGAAACTGTGGGAATTGTGCACCAAGAAGCCTTACTTTATACTGGAACTATTAGAAGCAATATGCTTTGAGCTAAAGATGATGCTAGTGATGAAGAAATAATGCAAGCACTTAAAGATGCCTGCGCTGATGATTTTGTAAGTAAATTTGAAGACGGGCTAGACCATCCTGTTTATCAAGGAGGAAAAAACCTTTCAGGCGGGCAAAAGCAAAGACTTTCGATTGCTAGAGCCTTATTACGTAAGCCAAAAATTTTGATTCTAGATGATTCAACTAGTGCATTAGATAACATAACTGCTTCAAAAGTGATTGACAACATTAAAGAAAAATACGAATGCAGCACAATTATTATTAGCCAAAAAATTAGCAACATTAAAAACGCTGATGAAATAATTGTAATGTCAACTAACGGCTTTATTATCAGCAGAGGCACACACAATCATTTAGCACACTCATGTGAGTTTTATAAACAAATATACGAAACTCAATTAGAACAGTAA
- a CDS encoding lipoprotein, MAG6090 family has translation MSNPKKVGGGQYNFYRLLIIIECRIYEKTLLAKNVLLLISMPLISSACYAPNILENNANKPCLKGFFKQKS, from the coding sequence ATGTCAAACCCTAAAAAAGTTGGTGGTGGGCAATATAATTTTTATAGATTATTAATTATTATTGAGTGTAGAATTTATGAAAAAACACTACTCGCAAAAAATGTGCTGCTTCTTATTTCAATGCCACTGATTTCATCTGCTTGTTATGCACCAAATATTTTGGAAAATAATGCAAATAAGCCTTGTTTGAAAGGATTTTTCAAACAAAAATCATAA